Proteins from a genomic interval of Medicago truncatula cultivar Jemalong A17 chromosome 3, MtrunA17r5.0-ANR, whole genome shotgun sequence:
- the LOC25490549 gene encoding probable polygalacturonase: protein MHLLSKSSIPSTFILFLIFFSHFSSISASYSTTCSGIVPFRHRADTISITDFGGVGDGKTLNSKAFRAAIYRIQHLRRRGGTLLYVPPGVYLTESFNLTSHMTLYLAAGAVIKATQRLRNWPLIAPLPSYGRGRELPGGRYISFIHGDGVRDVIITGENGTIDGQGDVWWNMWRQRTLQFTRPNLVEFLNSRNIIISNVIFKNSPFWNIHPVYCSNVVVRYVTILAPRDSPNTDGIDPDSSSNVCIEDSYISTGDDLVAVKSGWDAYGISYGRPSNDITIRRITGSSPFAGIAVGSETSGGVQNVLAEHINLFNMGVGIHIKTNIGRGGLIKNITVSNVYIENSRQGIKIAGDVGDHPDENFNPNALPVVKGITIKSVWGVKVLQAGLIHGLRNSPFTEICFYDINLHGETGSGRSPPWKCSDVFGFSKQVSPWPCSQLSSQEPGSCTNYS from the exons atgcatcTTCTCTCAAAATCTTCAATCCCCTCCACTTTCATCCTCTTCCTTATTTTCTTCTCCCATTTCTCTTCtatctctgcctcatattccaCAACATGTTCTGGCATAGTGCCGTTCCGACACCGTGCCGACACGATTTCCATAACTGATTTCGGCGGTGTCGGAGACGGCAAAACCCTGAACTCAAAGGCATTCAGAGCAGCTATTTATAGGATTCAGCACTTAAGAAGACGTGGTGGCACGCTCCTTTATGTGCCTCCTGGTGTGTACTTAACGGAGAGCTTCAATCTTACTAGTCATATGACTCTTTATCTTGCTGCTGGTGCTGTTATTAAAGCCACACAG AGGTTGAGGAATTGGCCTTTAATTGCACCTTTACCATCTTATGGAAGAGGAAGGGAGCTCCCAGGAGGAAGGTATATAAGTTTTATCCACGGCGATGGAGTTCGCGATGTAATCATCACAG GTGAGAATGGAACAATTGATGGGCAAGGAGATGTATGGTGGAACATGTGGAGGCAGAGAACTCTTCAATTTACAAGACCAAACCTTGTTGAATTTTTGAATTcaagaaatattattatttcaaatgttattttcaaGAATTCTCCCTTCTGGAATATACATCCAGTTTACTGCAG CAATGTTGTTGTTCGATATGTCACGATTTTGGCTCCTCGCGACTCTCCTAACACTGATGGAATTGACCCAG ATTCAAGTTCAAATGTCTGCATAGAGGACTCATACATATCAACAGGAGATGATCTTGTGGCTGTGAAGAGTGGATGGGATGCATACGGTATTTCATACGGCCGTCCTAGCAATGACATCACTATCAGACGTATAACCGGATCGTCTCCATTTGCCGGCATTGCCGTAGGCAGTGAAACATCAGGCGGAGTACAGAATGTACTCGCCGAGCACATCAACCTCTTCAACATGGGAGTTGGTATCCACATTAAGACAAACATTGGAAGAGGAGGACTTATCAAGAATATAACAGTGTCTAATGTGTATATAGAAAATTCAAGGCAAGGAATAAAAATTGCTGGTGATGTAGGTGACCATCCAGATGAaaattttaaccctaatgctctaCCAGTTGTGAAGGGGATTACAATTAAGAGTGTTTGGGGTGTGAAGGTATTGCAAGCTGGTTTGATACATGGTTTgagaaattcaccttttacTGAGATTTGTTTCTATGATATCAACCTTCATGGTGAGACAGGATCAGGTAGATCTCCACCTTGGAAGTGCTCTGatgtttttggattttcaaagCAGGTTAGTCCTTGGCCATGTTCTCAGCTGAGCAGCCAAGAGCCTGGGTCTTGTACCAATTATTCATGA